A genomic window from Pseudomonas cavernicola includes:
- a CDS encoding 5-guanidino-2-oxopentanoate decarboxylase, whose translation MTTCAQSLVHLLEGYGVKTIFGIPGVHTVELYRGLHGSSLTHMSPRHEQGAGFMADGYARASGNPAVCFIITGPGMTNILTAMGQAYADSVPMLVISTTNRREQLRLGHGHLHELPDQRAMIAGVCAFSHTLQSPAELPELLARAFGIFNCARPRPVHIEIPLDVLEMSADSLDLLPRTLPNPPAPAPAAIKEAAKLLDTAKRPLILAGGGARRAAEALQQLAERLQAPVALTTNARGLLPCGHPLLLDGVQSSAHGRALFDEADVVLAVGTELGETDYDFFGLGPVQFQAPLIRLDIDPMQVMGAQRAQVGLVGDANEGLQALLAQTTPNHPRGSWAVDSVVRVNNCERASWTAKQNSLQALLDLLRDTLKNPLIVGDSTQPVYQGALGYQAPQANSWFNAGTGYGTLGYGLPAAIGAKLALPQRPVVALVGDGGMQFSCAELIAAREAGIGVILLLWNNQCYAEIRDYMEAREIPPLGVNILPPDFEAMARSFHVAHHAPQSPESLRALLLELAETTQPVMIELDAATLLPQLNRKYVE comes from the coding sequence ATGACCACGTGTGCTCAGTCGCTAGTTCACTTGCTTGAAGGCTATGGCGTAAAAACCATTTTTGGCATTCCCGGCGTACATACCGTCGAGCTGTATCGGGGATTGCACGGCAGTAGCCTCACGCATATGAGCCCGCGCCACGAACAAGGTGCGGGCTTTATGGCCGATGGATATGCCCGTGCCAGTGGCAACCCAGCGGTGTGCTTCATCATTACCGGCCCCGGGATGACCAATATTCTGACCGCAATGGGCCAGGCCTATGCCGACTCGGTGCCGATGCTGGTTATCTCCACCACCAATCGCCGCGAGCAACTGCGCCTGGGCCACGGGCATCTGCACGAACTCCCCGACCAGCGTGCAATGATCGCCGGGGTCTGTGCCTTCAGTCATACCCTGCAGTCCCCAGCCGAGTTACCGGAACTCCTGGCCCGCGCCTTTGGCATCTTCAATTGCGCCCGTCCGCGACCGGTGCATATCGAGATCCCGCTGGACGTTCTGGAAATGTCGGCAGACTCGCTCGACCTCCTGCCGCGCACCTTGCCCAACCCGCCCGCCCCGGCCCCTGCGGCTATCAAGGAGGCGGCCAAACTGCTCGACACGGCCAAGCGCCCGTTGATACTCGCAGGTGGCGGCGCCCGCCGAGCGGCTGAGGCACTGCAACAGCTGGCCGAACGTCTGCAAGCCCCCGTTGCGCTCACCACCAACGCCCGCGGCTTACTCCCCTGCGGGCATCCGCTACTTTTGGATGGCGTGCAATCTTCTGCGCATGGACGGGCCTTGTTCGATGAGGCCGATGTGGTACTCGCCGTCGGTACCGAGCTGGGCGAAACGGACTATGACTTCTTCGGTCTTGGCCCTGTGCAATTTCAAGCACCGCTGATTCGCCTCGATATCGATCCGATGCAAGTCATGGGGGCTCAGCGAGCACAGGTCGGCTTAGTTGGCGATGCCAATGAAGGGCTACAAGCGCTCCTCGCGCAGACCACGCCCAATCACCCCCGAGGGAGCTGGGCGGTAGACAGCGTGGTGCGCGTCAACAACTGCGAGCGCGCCAGCTGGACGGCAAAACAGAACAGCCTGCAAGCACTCCTCGATCTGCTGCGCGACACCCTGAAAAATCCGCTGATTGTCGGTGACTCAACGCAACCTGTGTATCAGGGTGCGCTCGGTTATCAGGCGCCCCAAGCCAATAGCTGGTTCAACGCTGGGACCGGCTACGGCACGCTGGGCTATGGCCTACCTGCAGCGATTGGCGCCAAGCTCGCATTACCCCAGCGCCCGGTCGTCGCACTGGTTGGAGATGGTGGCATGCAGTTTTCTTGTGCTGAGCTCATCGCCGCACGCGAGGCGGGCATCGGCGTTATCCTGCTGCTCTGGAATAACCAATGCTACGCAGAAATTCGCGATTACATGGAGGCCCGTGAAATCCCGCCCTTGGGTGTGAATATCCTGCCGCCAGACTTCGAGGCCATGGCCCGCAGTTTCCATGTCGCTCATCACGCGCCACAAAGCCCGGAGAGCTTGCGCGCCTTGCTCCTAGAGCTGGCTGAGACCACTCAGCCAGTGATGATTGAACTGGACGCCGCCACCCTGTTGCCACAGCTCAATCGGAAATACGTGGAGTAG
- a CDS encoding heavy metal sensor histidine kinase, which produces MRRLSLTVRLSLMFMLAVTAVLTVAGLGFNHLSQLHFKSLDQHTLLEKLQSSQSILGALPSIEAFDEAKPQLQALLGAHRELTAIILDSNAKVLFADPAQVSIPERFRTSAGQRDWEWQDQEQMFRGMTAQVAVTGQEKPLTVILVLEVTHHMSFFVTLQRWFWIGLVISALVSAGLGWVVARSGLRPLRQVTALAASMSAKSLKERIPMAPIPLELQQLVSSFNAMLARLDDAFVRLSNFSADIAHELRTPVSNLMTHTEVVLSRKRNTEDYEETLYSNLDDLTRMSRMIDDMLFLAKADNGLIIPERKRIALEEVVAKLLEYYYLLADERGIELELSGSGSVQGDVLMLHRAISNLLSNALRYTPQGKTISVQIRQNNVSTVLTVGNPGEPIPPEHLERLFDRFYRVDPARREGGPSNAGLGLAIARSIVEAHQGRIWCTSTSGWTAFHMEFPSPEISKDGLSLGRWTVS; this is translated from the coding sequence ATGAGGAGGCTTTCCCTGACAGTACGACTGAGCTTGATGTTCATGCTCGCTGTCACTGCGGTCCTGACCGTCGCAGGGCTCGGCTTCAACCATCTCAGCCAACTGCACTTCAAATCACTCGATCAGCACACCCTGCTCGAGAAGCTGCAGTCCAGCCAAAGTATTTTGGGGGCGCTGCCTAGCATTGAGGCTTTCGATGAGGCGAAGCCGCAATTGCAGGCATTGCTGGGGGCGCATCGAGAGCTCACGGCGATCATTCTGGACAGCAATGCAAAGGTGCTATTTGCCGATCCGGCACAGGTGAGTATTCCCGAGCGGTTCCGCACCTCCGCAGGCCAGCGTGATTGGGAGTGGCAGGACCAGGAGCAGATGTTCCGCGGCATGACTGCGCAGGTAGCGGTTACAGGGCAGGAGAAGCCCCTGACCGTGATACTGGTTCTCGAGGTCACCCACCACATGTCCTTCTTTGTGACCCTGCAGCGGTGGTTCTGGATAGGCCTGGTTATCAGTGCTCTCGTAAGCGCCGGACTCGGGTGGGTAGTGGCTCGAAGTGGCTTGCGCCCATTGCGGCAGGTGACTGCTCTAGCCGCTTCAATGTCGGCCAAGTCGCTCAAGGAGCGAATCCCAATGGCGCCTATTCCTTTGGAGCTACAGCAATTGGTTTCCTCATTCAACGCCATGCTCGCAAGGCTGGACGACGCCTTCGTAAGGCTCTCCAACTTTTCCGCCGACATTGCCCATGAGCTGCGTACACCGGTCAGCAACCTGATGACGCACACGGAGGTAGTTCTTTCCAGAAAGAGAAACACTGAGGACTACGAGGAAACTCTTTACTCGAACCTGGATGACTTGACGCGCATGTCACGGATGATCGATGACATGCTGTTCCTGGCCAAGGCGGACAACGGCTTGATCATTCCCGAGCGCAAGCGGATTGCCCTCGAGGAGGTGGTGGCCAAGCTGCTCGAGTATTACTACCTGCTGGCTGACGAGCGCGGCATTGAGCTTGAACTGTCTGGTTCCGGAAGTGTTCAAGGCGATGTCCTGATGCTGCATCGCGCCATTTCGAACCTCCTTTCCAATGCACTGCGATATACCCCGCAGGGTAAAACCATCAGCGTGCAGATCCGCCAGAATAACGTTTCCACAGTGCTGACTGTGGGAAACCCTGGTGAGCCCATCCCTCCTGAGCATCTGGAAAGGTTATTCGACAGGTTCTATCGCGTTGACCCAGCTCGACGCGAAGGCGGTCCCAGTAACGCCGGTTTGGGGCTAGCCATTGCCCGCTCTATCGTTGAAGCACACCAAGGCCGGATCTGGTGTACCTCCACCAGCGGGTGGACGGCTTTCCATATGGAGTTTCCCAGCCCAGAGATATCAAAGGATGGTCTTTCCCTGGGTCGGTGGACAGTTAGTTAA
- a CDS encoding ABC transporter ATP-binding protein codes for MELQSNSVNPVVAIDDLHKSYADHHVLKGISLRANEGEVVSLIGSSGSGKSTLLRCINLLEVPCSGSLRINGEEVRLKKDRAGTPMIADARQVARLRTRLSMVFQNFNLWPHRSVLENVIEAPVYVLGEDRKDAIAHAEHLLEKVGLVDKRDVFPSFLSGGQQQRVAIARALAMRPQVLLMDEPTSALDPELVGEVLRVIQGIAEEGRTMILVTHEMAFARDVSSKVMFLHQGLVAEEGTPEQVFLDPKSERCRQFVTAEDNRS; via the coding sequence TTGGAATTGCAGTCCAATTCAGTAAACCCGGTGGTGGCGATAGACGATCTGCACAAGAGTTATGCAGATCACCACGTGCTCAAAGGTATCTCCCTGCGTGCTAACGAAGGCGAGGTGGTCTCCCTGATCGGCTCTAGCGGCTCGGGCAAGAGCACTTTGCTGCGTTGCATCAACCTTCTTGAAGTCCCCTGTAGCGGCAGCTTGCGCATCAACGGTGAGGAGGTCCGGCTGAAAAAAGACCGTGCCGGCACGCCGATGATTGCCGATGCCCGTCAGGTGGCGCGGCTGCGCACACGTCTCAGCATGGTGTTTCAGAATTTCAATTTGTGGCCGCATCGCAGCGTGCTGGAAAACGTCATCGAAGCGCCGGTGTATGTGTTGGGTGAGGACCGTAAAGATGCGATAGCCCACGCTGAACACCTGTTGGAAAAAGTCGGTTTAGTCGACAAGCGCGACGTCTTTCCCTCCTTTCTGTCCGGCGGCCAGCAACAGCGGGTGGCGATTGCGCGTGCGTTGGCTATGCGGCCGCAAGTGTTGCTGATGGACGAGCCGACTTCAGCACTCGACCCGGAGTTGGTCGGTGAAGTGCTGCGGGTGATTCAAGGGATCGCCGAGGAAGGCCGGACGATGATTCTGGTCACCCACGAGATGGCTTTCGCTCGGGATGTTTCGAGCAAGGTGATGTTTCTGCATCAAGGCTTGGTGGCGGAGGAGGGCACGCCAGAGCAGGTGTTCCTCGATCCGAAAAGTGAGCGTTGCCGCCAATTCGTGACGGCAGAGGACAACCGCAGTTGA
- a CDS encoding ABC transporter permease, with protein sequence MDFSWITGFASELLRGVGITLALLLLSGVFGFILAVSVGLGRLSPNWLISNSMRAYTSIFRGTPLLVQIYILYYGVGSLFATYPLIRGSALWPYLREGFWYVTLALILSVGAYVGEVLRSGLRSVPRGELEAGRAYGMGRWLLLRRVWLPRALQILKPTLAGESVMLLKSTALASTVAVTDLLGAANLVRAQTLRVYEPLLAVAVIYIILAFLIEHGFARFGKVPQRQA encoded by the coding sequence ATGGATTTCTCCTGGATAACTGGTTTTGCTTCTGAGCTACTGCGTGGCGTGGGTATTACCCTGGCGTTGTTACTACTTTCGGGCGTTTTCGGTTTCATTCTCGCTGTAAGTGTTGGGCTGGGCCGTTTGTCTCCCAACTGGCTGATCTCAAACAGCATGCGTGCTTACACCAGTATTTTTCGTGGCACGCCATTGTTGGTGCAGATTTATATCCTTTACTACGGCGTTGGCAGCTTGTTTGCCACTTATCCATTGATTCGTGGCAGTGCGCTGTGGCCTTACCTGCGGGAAGGCTTCTGGTACGTGACCCTGGCGCTGATCCTCAGTGTCGGCGCCTACGTTGGGGAAGTGTTGCGCAGTGGATTGCGTTCGGTGCCGCGTGGCGAGCTTGAGGCTGGTAGAGCCTATGGCATGGGCCGCTGGTTATTGCTGCGGCGGGTCTGGCTGCCGCGTGCACTGCAGATTCTGAAGCCGACTCTGGCTGGCGAGAGCGTCATGCTGCTGAAGTCTACGGCGCTGGCCTCGACCGTGGCGGTGACCGATCTACTCGGCGCCGCCAACCTGGTGCGTGCCCAGACCCTGCGTGTTTACGAGCCGCTACTGGCGGTGGCGGTGATCTACATCATCCTGGCGTTTTTGATCGAGCATGGCTTTGCGCGCTTTGGCAAGGTACCGCAGCGCCAGGCCTGA
- a CDS encoding LysR substrate-binding domain-containing protein, with translation MRFPSMTALRALDAVARLGSVSDAASELNLTPSAISHQIKSLEQTLGFALTERIGRGIRITYQGERYARDIHQLLANILEAGQRFDGQQVTGRLCISSPAGFATYWLCPHIAAFQDLYPQVELHLISPRTPGDTSDSNADLFIAYGLGDWPNQHVQQIVTLRFFPVCSPRLVNALGGLKSPQELDGCPLLHMIDYSDWRVWLAAADASNVDVRNGIVFSDAHFVQSACIAGQGIAIGDNLISGEALARGLLIRPFETEIESNRGYYLVADQQKAERPVVQAFSEWVKAQLSTPTRTRTDVRRTLKT, from the coding sequence ATGCGCTTTCCTTCAATGACCGCTTTACGTGCGCTAGATGCGGTTGCCCGCTTAGGCAGTGTGTCCGATGCGGCCAGCGAGCTGAATCTGACGCCCAGCGCCATTAGTCACCAGATCAAGAGTCTTGAGCAGACCCTCGGATTCGCCTTAACCGAGCGCATAGGACGAGGCATCCGCATCACCTACCAAGGTGAGCGTTATGCAAGAGACATTCATCAGCTGCTGGCCAATATCTTAGAAGCGGGCCAACGCTTCGATGGTCAACAAGTCACTGGCAGACTCTGTATCAGTAGCCCCGCTGGTTTCGCGACCTATTGGTTGTGCCCGCACATTGCAGCGTTTCAGGACCTCTACCCGCAGGTGGAGTTACATCTGATTTCGCCTCGTACACCGGGCGACACCAGCGATAGCAACGCCGATCTGTTCATTGCCTATGGCTTGGGCGACTGGCCTAACCAGCATGTCCAACAAATCGTGACGCTGCGCTTTTTCCCGGTTTGTAGCCCACGGTTGGTCAATGCCTTGGGTGGATTAAAAAGCCCACAGGAACTGGATGGCTGCCCACTTTTGCACATGATCGACTACTCGGATTGGCGGGTTTGGCTGGCCGCAGCCGATGCCTCGAATGTCGATGTGCGCAACGGGATTGTGTTTTCTGATGCGCACTTCGTGCAGTCCGCCTGCATTGCCGGCCAAGGCATCGCCATAGGCGACAATTTGATTAGTGGCGAAGCATTGGCGCGGGGCTTGTTGATACGGCCTTTCGAAACGGAAATTGAGTCCAACCGCGGCTACTACCTGGTCGCTGATCAACAAAAAGCTGAGCGTCCGGTTGTTCAGGCCTTTAGTGAGTGGGTCAAAGCTCAGCTGAGCACCCCTACCCGAACACGAACTGACGTGCGCAGAACGCTAAAAACGTGA
- a CDS encoding ABC transporter permease: MMSLPEISQLFVADGWLVALMQGALITLQISAGAFVLGLGIGLVVAMIKLKGPRWLVKLANCYTTLYRAVPELLLILLLYYAGTDFLNAALASLGQPSVQVNGFIAAVVVLGIVQGAYSAEIIRGAVQAIPFGQIEAARSFGIERVLLLRRVILPSMLPYAMGGLSNLWLVLIKDSALISVVGYSELLSVGKQAAGSTKHYLAFYLAVAAFYFAITLLSNVVFQLIERHSNRWMPKH; this comes from the coding sequence ATGATGTCATTGCCCGAAATATCACAGCTATTCGTCGCCGATGGCTGGCTAGTCGCTCTCATGCAGGGAGCCTTGATCACCTTGCAGATTTCTGCGGGAGCCTTCGTGCTAGGCCTGGGTATTGGTCTAGTAGTAGCCATGATCAAGCTCAAGGGGCCGCGCTGGTTGGTCAAGTTGGCAAACTGCTACACGACGCTGTACCGGGCCGTGCCTGAGTTGCTCTTGATACTGCTGTTGTATTACGCGGGCACTGACTTCCTCAATGCTGCGCTGGCCTCGCTCGGCCAGCCCAGCGTTCAGGTGAATGGCTTCATCGCGGCGGTGGTGGTGCTGGGCATTGTTCAAGGGGCCTATTCGGCGGAGATCATCCGTGGCGCCGTTCAGGCGATTCCATTCGGCCAGATCGAGGCCGCGCGTTCCTTTGGCATCGAGCGGGTACTTTTGCTGCGCCGAGTCATATTGCCGAGCATGTTGCCCTATGCCATGGGCGGGCTATCCAACCTTTGGCTGGTGCTGATCAAGGACAGCGCGCTGATCAGTGTCGTCGGCTACAGCGAGTTGCTCTCGGTGGGCAAGCAGGCTGCCGGCTCGACCAAGCATTACCTAGCGTTCTATCTGGCTGTAGCAGCGTTCTACTTCGCGATTACTCTGCTTTCCAATGTTGTCTTCCAGCTTATTGAAAGACATTCCAATCGCTGGATGCCCAAGCACTGA
- a CDS encoding transporter substrate-binding domain-containing protein translates to MNAEIHACVLNKNKTHIKVTAMKKVLSAIVGSCLLALAASQVSADEKLVFGIALEPYPPFSMKAGNGEWQGFEPELVRALCERMQAQCTLKEIAWDGLIPALQAQQIDAILNSVSITPERQQVIDFSKPYYQTPSTWVGDKNLPLEPTPEGLKGKQIGVQNSTTNAAYVKQHYGKDSTLRYYNTQDDMAADLQSGRIDIMLVDALSVESLLKTPGGEALAEMGMAPKDPLLGDGVGVAIRKGDTQLKSKVDQGLDALRDDGTYDKIRSRYFALDISVH, encoded by the coding sequence TTGAATGCGGAGATTCATGCTTGTGTGCTTAACAAAAATAAAACCCACATAAAGGTAACAGCCATGAAAAAAGTATTGAGCGCCATTGTCGGTAGCTGCCTCCTGGCTTTGGCCGCGAGCCAGGTGAGTGCGGATGAGAAACTCGTCTTCGGTATTGCCTTGGAACCCTATCCACCCTTTTCGATGAAGGCCGGTAATGGTGAATGGCAAGGGTTTGAGCCGGAGCTGGTCCGCGCGCTGTGCGAGCGTATGCAGGCACAATGCACGCTTAAAGAGATCGCTTGGGATGGTCTCATCCCTGCGCTACAAGCGCAGCAGATCGATGCCATTCTGAACTCGGTGAGCATCACCCCCGAGCGTCAGCAAGTCATCGATTTTTCCAAGCCGTACTATCAGACCCCGTCCACCTGGGTCGGTGATAAAAACCTGCCGCTGGAACCGACCCCCGAGGGACTCAAGGGCAAGCAAATCGGGGTGCAGAACTCGACAACTAACGCCGCTTACGTGAAGCAGCACTACGGTAAAGACTCGACTCTTCGGTACTACAACACCCAGGACGATATGGCCGCGGATCTGCAAAGTGGCCGTATCGACATCATGCTGGTCGACGCGCTGAGCGTCGAATCCTTGCTGAAAACCCCGGGCGGAGAAGCGCTGGCTGAGATGGGCATGGCGCCAAAAGATCCGTTGCTCGGCGACGGTGTTGGCGTGGCGATCCGCAAGGGTGATACGCAATTGAAGAGCAAAGTCGACCAAGGACTGGATGCTCTTCGTGACGACGGCACTTACGACAAGATCCGCAGCCGCTATTTCGCTCTGGACATTTCTGTCCACTGA